GCGGGCTGACCAAGCACTACGCCACCGGCGAAGTCGTGGTCGAGGCGTTGCGCGGCGTCGACCTCGAGCTCTGGGCCGGCGAGACGGTGGTGCTGCTAGGCCCCTCGGGCAGCGGCAAGTCGACGCTCTTGAACATTCTCGGCGGCCTCGACCGACCCAGTAGCGGCCAGGTCTTCTTCCGCGGCGGCGAGCTGACGGCCTTCGACGACCGTGGCCTGACGCGCTACCGCCGCGACCACGTCGGATTCGTATTTCAGTTCTACAATCTCATCCCCAGCCTGACGGCGCGGGAGAACGTGGCTCTGGTGACCGAGATCGCGCCCCATCCCCTTACCCCGGCCGAGGCGCTGGAACTGGTCGAGCTGGGCAATCGCATGGACCACTTCCCGGCCCAGCTCTCGGGCGGCGAACAGCAGCGCGTGGC
The sequence above is a segment of the Alphaproteobacteria bacterium genome. Coding sequences within it:
- a CDS encoding ABC transporter ATP-binding protein; the encoded protein is GLTKHYATGEVVVEALRGVDLELWAGETVVLLGPSGSGKSTLLNILGGLDRPSSGQVFFRGGELTAFDDRGLTRYRRDHVGFVFQFYNLIPSLTARENVALVTEIAPHPLTPAEALELVELGNRMDHFPAQLSGGEQQRVAIARAIAKRPEVLLCDEPTGALDSKTGIIVLEAVEAVSRELGTTTVLITHNAAIAAMGDRVIHFADGRIGEVRRNPVRQPAHELSW